The DNA window TGCTCGACTGCTCGGTACACGGGGGAGAGGCCGAGTTCATCTCCAAGGTCCAGACCAATGCCGGACGGGCAAAACGGAAGAGCCGGGGAACTGCCGGTATCGATATCATGGCAGGGTTAAACCTGCTTAAAAAGGGGGATTACCTGAATGCGGCGCCATACCTGCGAAAGTATGCCACCCTGGACGCAATGATCGGGATTGCGGCAGCGTACTGTTCCTATATGCTTGCACGGCAGAACCAGGACCCGTCTCTGGACGGAACGTTTAAGCCCGACGATATCCGTGAACTGGAGGCCCGTGAACAGATGATTGAACTGGCCCGATTGAAGGTGCCGATTCGTGGGATCTATCACCCTGACACCATCGATACCACCTGGATGGACCGTGCTTTCTGGACGATGATCCAGATCTCGCTGGACTGGTTCCCGGACGAGCAGTGGTTCCTCAAACTTGGCATCATGAAAGCAAAGGCAGACGGAAACACAGCGAAGCGGGCGATGCTTCTCTCCATCAGTGTTGAGCGGTTCTATGATAGCATGTTCTTCCTCCGTGAACTCTACTACTTCCGGCTCGAACAGCGGGATGCCGGCGGGGCTGCAGGGGTCGTCAAACAGATGATGCAGCAGCGGCCGCCAGATGACCTGGAACCTGTCTACTATGGATTAAAACTCTCGCTGTTGACGACAAGAAGAATCACCTACTACAGTTTCCGACGACAGGCCAGGACGCACGCGATGCCGAATCAGGTGATCAGCATGCTCGATTGTGTCTTTGAACTGATGAGCGGCAAACAGTACGAAGCGCTATTGAACCTCAAAGAGATCAAAAAAAGTTTTCCTGAATTGTTCTTCTTCACAACCGCGATCGAATATATCGCCCACGACTTTACCGACTCTGATAATACCAGAGTGAAGCGGGCCAAGAAGGCCCTGACCGATGCAGTCGACCAGTACTGTCGTTCAGTCCTGAAGATCCCGCTCTAGGCTCTCGTCGGTCTTATCAGAGTCCTTCTCTTCGACTTCCCAGTAGAACGGTTTCGAATACTCCAGAGTGGTCTCCTCCGGAGTGCTGCTCTCCAAAATCATGGCTGATCGTGCCAGGTGCTGCGCCGGGTAGCCGCTCTGGTATGCGAGCAGCGCTGTGAGTACCTCGTCGACACCCTCGCTGGACTTGGTCGACATCAGCATATATCCCTCTTTCTTGACCAGGTCGGACTTGTTGATCACTGTTACCATCGGAACCGAGACCATCTCTTCGACCTCTGCTCTGAGCTGTTCCTGCTCTTCGAACTGGTACCCGCAGTGCTCACTGGCATCGATGATGAAGAGGATCGCATCGGCGATGTTCATCAGTGCACAGAGGGCTTGCTTCTCGATGGGGTTCCGCTCATCAGCAGGACGATCCAGGATACCAGGGGTATCGACGAACTGGACCCTACCAGCCGGCTCATTCCGGTGACCGAGGATCACCCCTTTGGTGGTGAACGGATAGGCCGCCACTTCAGGGGTCGCCGTCGAGACGAGCTGGATGAACGAGGACTTCCCTACATTTGGATACCCAGCCACGACGACTGTATACTCGTCGCTGACATGAGGTAGTTTTCTGAGGACATTTCTGACCTGGTTTAAGAATCTGAGCTCGCCATCCACCTGATGGACGATCGAGGCGATCCTGGCCACTCCCTGCTTCCGAACCGCGATCTTATCATCAGACCTGCGCATCTTTGCCGAGAGCTGGTAACCCTTCTCGCGCGTGTTCTTGGCTGCCCAGCCTACTGCACCAAGGGCCTTCTTCAGCCGCTCGACCCCGTACAGGATGTCGACCATCTGGAAATAGAACGGCGGTAATTCCTCCATTTCAGGGAATTTCTGGATGATGGAGACCAGTTTGTCATGGACTGAGGCCGTGACTGACATCAGAAATTCATTATTGGCGCGGTCTTTGTTCCGCTTCTCCTTCATCTTCGCTGCCGCTCGCCGAAACGACCGATCAAGGATCTCATCGGCGGTCGGTATCGTCGGCATCTTCTCAAATTCCATAGCAGTTCACCCCAGAGGACACTCTGCTATCAATATGCTGTCTGAATATAAATGAAAGATGTACAGGGCACTCTTAACTACAAAATAAAAAAGAATAGTGCCTGAAAAAGCAGGGTTTATGCCTGCTCAGGGGCAGGTTCCTGCTCTATGGCAGGTGCTGCCTCTTCTGGAACTGCCTCTTCTGGTGTTGCTTCCGGACGCTTGACGGACTCGATGAGTTTGATCTCCTTGATATCAGCGACGATCTCGAAGATATCATGGACAATCGTTCCTCTCCAGAGGAGCCACCGGCGGTCGTAGGTGATCGCTGGTGGAAGCGATATAGTCAGGACACCATCCTCGAGGACGACATCCATGGACTTACCGGCGTACAGCTGGATCAACCCTCTGATCTTCTCGATCGGGTCCTCGACGAGCCCTTCGATGGTGTAGTGGTACTGCAGGGTCTGTCCTGCGAGGTTGTGGTTGTAGTCGATGACGGCACGGCCGCCGATGATGTCGCGGACGACACCTTCACGGTTCTCGATCTGGACCCGGGCACCGACCTGCGGTTTGTTCTTGAACTTCTTGACCGGGATCGCCTCGACCTGGTTTCTGTCGTAAGGGCCGAAACCCTTCTCCGGCGGAACTTCGACATCTCCTTCATCGCTGGCTTCCTTGCCGATCAGAGCCTCATCGAGCCCTGCGATCACATGGCCGCGACCGAGCTGGATCACGATTGGTCCGTACTCTGCAGACGGGTTGTCGATCCCCGCCTCCTTCGCCTTCTCTTCTACGGTGGTGTCAAATACGATCCCGTCCACCGTGCCGGTATAGTTAAGTCTGATAAATTCCCCTGTGTTCAGTGCCATCTTATTCACCTTGACTATATTAAATCTCAACGAATATAGATAAAGTAGTGAGATCAGATGATTGAATTTGAATTGAAGGTGATGGTGCCTGCCCTTGGGCCGATCAGAGATCGGCTAGTCATTCTGAAGGCCACGGCGGACGGGGTTCGACATGAGCATGACATCTACTACAACTCCCCAGTCCGGGACTTCGGTACGACCGATGAGGCGTTACGGGTCAGGTATGCAGAGGACGGCGCGATGGTCACGTATAAAGGGGCGAAGTTGGCCGGCCAGAAACTGAAGGCACGTGAGGAGTTGAACATGCGCGTCGCTTCTGGTGAGACCTGTGAGTCGATCTTTGAGCGGCTCGGGTTTACAAAGACCGCTGAGGTCGACAAGAGGCGCGAACTGTACACCTATAAGGAAGCCAGCATCGCACTGGACGAGGTTCAGCGGCTTGGAACATATATCGAGATCGAGATCATGGCCGAGAAAGAAGGTGGGGACGCCGTCGCCCGGATCGATGCAATACAGCAAGAACTCGGGATCGTCGGTGATCCGATCACATCCTCATACCTGGAACTGTTGATGGCCCAGCAGTGACGTGGGATGAATATTTTTTTAGTGACGTTCGCGCGTCTGATGAAATTTTCATAGAGCAGGGCTTTTTCGTAAGAGGAGTCGACATTTCTCTTCAAAACAGGTGAGTGAGGTGGCTGTGATCGCAGATTCGACCAGACGCAATCTCCACCAGAGCCAGTATCTTCGGGGCGGGCCCCTTTTCAGGTCAGGGAGTCCGGCCATTCCTCCTCTACTGAGATCTGATCATAGATACTAAAAAAGGAAGATATGTCAGAGAATTGAGCAGATATAATCAATACAGCCCGTATATTTTCTTTTTTTTTCAATCCAAACTGGGATCGATTAATAAATAACAAATAGTCTGTTATACAAACATAAAAGCAAGTTATTTATTATAAAATGTCATATGTAGATAACATAATGTCTGCAGTTGCACACTCAACCCCAAGGAGGGAGTCAGAGGAGATGGCCATGAAGGTCTCCAGGATGTATTTTGGAGCCCTGACTGAATCAGCCCCATGGCACTGTATCTGGGAGAGACAGGTGCAGGCACTAAAGTTGACCGGGACCAAGGGAGTGAACCATGGGTCTGGTTGACACAAGGATGGTGCTTCCCGGCTCATAGGAAAATGAGAGAATGTGAGAATACTTTGTTGAAGATCTGTGGTAAGGTCGGAGATGAACCAAGATGAAAATTCAGGAGAGGAGACTTTGAAAAATTATACCATGATCATACTGATATCTGCAGTATTAATTATAGGAATGTTGACTGCAGGATGTACCCAGCAAGCGAGTAGCAGTTCGTTGTCATCAGCGTCGAATGGAGATCAAAACACCGTTGTTCAGACAGGTTCACAGCCGTCCGGAACCGCTGACCAGGCCACGAACGGAACAGCACCGTCTGGTACACCACCTGCGGAAATGCAGGGGAATGGAACATGGCATGGTAATGGTACACCGCCTGCAGGAATACAGGGGAATGGAACATGGCATGGTAATGGTACACCGCCTGCAGGAATGCAAGGGAACGGAACAAGGCATGGTAATGGTACATCGCCTGCAGGAATACAAGGGGATGGAACAGCCCCGTCTGGTACACCACCTGCAGCAGGTCAGTGAACCACTTCACCTATCTGAACGTACACTCCCGGGTTCCGTGCGACGTCAGACACCTTCAACGTCGATGGAACCGATTCGGCTGGGATAGCGGTTGGACTTGAATCCAATTGAGATCTCCCATTTTTCTATCGATCTTATCTTATGCTCCGGGCACCAAGTGGTGAACTCAATAGGTTTCTTGCGCTGGTGACCAGCCCAGTTCTGATAAACTATAGCGATAAGAACGATACTCGTCATGAAAGGGATTCATACAGGGCTGCGACACCCAGAAGCGTCTGGTATCCCCGATCGGTGATGATATAGTCGCCACGTTCATGCCGCTGAAGTATCATTCCACTATCGGTCAATTTCCTGATGTGGAAGAGGAGATTTCCGGCTTTGAGGCCGGTGAGGCGTGAGAGGTCTGAGAAGGATCTGGTGCCGGTGCCAAGCGACTTGAGCATCTGGAATCGCTGCACGTTTCCAATCGGCTCGAAGATCTCCCGGACGACAACTTCCTCGGGTATGTCGGTCACTGTTCTCGCATTCGTCTTCTCCTGCCGGAGGATCCCAAGGGAGCGCATCAGGTCGAGTTGTTTATCAAAGAGTGCAGCCATATCTCCGATACAGGTGGGACACCCGGTGAACTTTCCTCTGCTCTGCAGTTCGTCGATCTTCTGCCGATAAGAGATCACCATCTCCTGCGTGATCTCTCCAGTCCTGATGTGCTCTGCGGTGGTCGAGAGGAACTCGATGAAATGAGTGAAGCACTGGTCATGCATCGGACAATCGTGCACCATCCGTTCACACAGGTCGTGCCGCGCGTCATCGATCTGATGGTCGATGAAGAGGTCTGCATATCGGCTCTGCAAATCTCTGATGATCGTATCGAGATGCTGCTGATTGGAGCGCTCGGCAAAACGGTGAAACTCGCTTCTAAATATGGAGAGTTCCTCTTTCAGGTCCTGTAGTTCTGAATTGGATGACGTGCTCAAGAGTATCGATCGCTCCTTCTCGGTGTTGCGATTGTTCTGCTTTGGTCAGCAAACTGGAGCGCAGACCCGGATAGTATAGTTTACTGACACACAGGTATATAATAACTGAGTTCCATGATCTGGTGAGGTATTGAAGAATGGTAAACCTGACACCTGAAATGAAGGACGCGCTATCGAAGATGAAGATCTCCCCGGTTGCAACAGCAGCACTGGACGGGACTCCAAACGTGGTACCGATCGGCTTCTGTCAACTGGTCAGTGACGACACGATCTGGATCGTCGACAACTTCATGAACAAGACACTGGCCAACCTCAAAGAGAATCCGAAGCTCGCTGTCTATGTATGGGGACCTGAGATCAAGGGGTGTTTCCAGATCAAGGGCACCGCAGAGATCATCACCAGCGGGAAAACCTTTGAGGACATGAAGATGATGGTCAATGAGAAGAAGCCAGGGCTGCCCGCCCGTTCACTGATCGTGATGACGATCACGGATGTCTTTGAATGTATGCCCGGCCCTGCAGCCGGCCAGAAGCTGCTCTGAGAACATCTCCTTTTTTGTAATAGATCTTCGAGAATTGTAAAGATTAGCCAGGTCAATTCATCGTCCGTTGCCATGGGACCTGGAAGGTTATAAAAAAAAGGTGTTCGGGTGCAGTTATCCAGGGATCATCTTCCCCAGTTCGGGTAACTCCGGCTGAAGGTGGAGATTCCCGTGAAACGGGTGCTACCGGAGTTCGATGCGGATTCGGTCGTAATCCCGGAGACCGTCGATGTCTGGTCCGAGAAGATCGAACTTCCCGCGGCCCCGATCACATACTGCCTCCCCTGAACGAAGTCAGAGGCAGATGGGGTGACACCCGTGACGAACGGTGATGTCCCGACCGTAATCGTCGGGGTCGGGGTCTGGACGATAGATGGTATCGGGGTGACTGAAGATGCAACACTGCCACTACCGGAGTTCTGCAGAGTGATCAGGTTGATAGCTCGGCCAACCCCCCCACTCCTCTCCAGTTCAGAGACGACATTATTTCCAGCGATGGCCGGGTTATGCTGTGCCGTGCCTGAAGAACTGATCCGGGACTCGGTCCCGTTGGTCAGGTCATACAGATAAATTCCGGAGAGGGTGTCCCGATGATCCTCCCAGACGATCCGATTGCTGTCGACTGCCGGCAGAATCTGGTCGGCCGGGTCTTTGGTCACCTGGAACTCGGTCTTTGTGGCGAGATCATAACCGTAAATATCCCAGTTTCCGTTCCGGTTGTCCTGCCAGACGACGGTGTTCCCTGATATCGCCGGATACTGCTGGTCTTTACCTGCGATGCAGATTGGGAACTCGGTCTTTGTCGCGATGTCAAAGCCATAGATATCCCAGTTCCCATTTCTGTTATCCTGCCAGACGATGGTGTTCCCTGATATCGCCGGATACTGCTGGTCCCCATCAGCGGTGCAGACTGAGAACCCGCCGCCGGTTGCGAGATCGTAGCCGTAGATATCCCAGTTTCCATTCCGGCTGTCCTGCCAGACGACGATATCCCCCGATATAGCCGGATTGGTCTGGTCAAACTCGTTGGAGCAGACGACAGATTCCGTCCCGGTCTTCAGATCATAGAGACGAATATCCCCGAATTGCCCCGTCCGCTGATCCTCCCAGACGATCCGATCCCCATCGACCGCCGGATACTCCTGAAAGGAGGGATCGGTGCTGACTGCCGTCTCCTGCTTTTGACTGAGCGTGTACTGGTAGATATCCGGGTTATTCATCCAGACGCCGTTTCGAAAGTCCTCCCAGACGACATGATCCCCGGATACGGCTGGATTACTCTGGTAACTGCTGATCTGAGGGCTGATCAGGGCTTCTGATGGTCCGGAACCGGAAGAATTTTCGGGGGCGATGGTTGCCACCCCGATCGCGGTTGTTCTCTGATTTGCCTCGAGGGTACTCCCTGCATCCACCATCAGCGGGAGACTGCAGAGGGCACAGAGGAGAATTATTATCGATATTCGCTTCATCATCATGACCTGTTCACTTCACTCGCCAGAGAAGAACCGATCCAGGGAAGGTTCCCCTAGAGCACTCCTCCGGAGAATCAGTATATGGTTCTACTCAGTCCCTCCCTGTTGAATAAGGTTCTGAACGCTGCAAAAAAAAGGGCTGAGAATAACTTAAAAACTCCCGGTAATTTTTTCAATCTCCCCTGAATACGTTTAAAACTGTCGCCGTCTCCTGTAACAAAGTGTCCCGGCGACCAGACAGACCCCGGTGCACCGGCCACAGAGATAGCACTCGCCTTCAGTTTGTCTTGTTCTGCTTCGTCGGGCTGGATGAAGCAAATGTTCACAGAATTCACGAGCTGAGCGGGGTCCCCTGCCCGTGGATGTAGTATGACGCACTCACCACACTGGCTGAGCAGGGTTCATTGAGACATGACAGGGGAGCCTGTCGATGTACCGTGCTGTCGACCCGGAGGTCGAGATCTCCTATCTGAAGTGGGACCTCGAGACAAATCTTTGAATCGCCAACCATCTCAGCCGTGGTCATCTCCCTCCAGCCAGGGAAGTCGCTCAAAAAACATGTCGCCCCTATCGACGTGCTCTTCTAGGTACTCGAAGAAACCGGTGTGGTTCGGTGACGAACGACAGGCCGTCGGTAAGGATGTAGCGGTGGAGAGTCCTGCAGGGATCGCACACCGCTGGATCAATGAGAGCGACGCCCTGTTCCGTGTTCTGGTCGTGAAGATGCTGACGATCGGGAAGGGAACAGACACGGGGCCGCTCTGACGTGGATTGAGATCGGTCGTTCCGACCTCCAATATCCCCCAGGGGCTAACCCGGGACCATCTCTTAGAGGCTCATAAAATCCAATGAGTTCCACGGTCACCTGCCTTATGCATGAAGACCCTCAAGCTGATTTCACTCTTTTTAAAATATGAGCAGGTGTCTTTCGCAGTAAAACCGATCCCACTCTGACAGTAGTTAGTCAACCATGCTCTGTTGCATAATCCTCCCATGACATCCACGCACTCCTATCCAGGTCTTGCCCGTTTATTGAGCCATTGACAGGAGGATATGATATCCCCTGAATTATTTTCGTGATCACGATTCATCAAGATCGTGGTGCTGGAAATCAGATGAGGCAAAAAAAGGGTTTTAAATCCACAGAGATGGGGGGAAGTCTTTGAGGTCCACCTCTCGATTATACGTTATTTTTTCATTGCATTCCAGGCAGGTCAGTGTTTTCTGGCCAAACGGGAAATGCATCTGAAAGAGGTCGCCCCCACAGATCGAGCAGCCCTTTGGGATGCACCGGTACCCCCTCTTCTGTCGATGTGAGGATCCATCCTTGTGTGTCTGTGTTCTGCCCCATAACTCCTTCAGCATCGCGCTCTTCGGGACGTGTTTGAGCACCTTTTCCCAATCGACTGACAGATTCCCCTCGTCTCCTTCAACGTGGGCGTACTTGACACAGACGCCGGTCTTCGTTCCGATCAATTTCACCAACAGTCCTGGATTATCCTGCTCTGTGCAGTCAGACTGTGCGATCACGATCTCGTCGTTCATCTTAACCCCTCTTTTGGTATCCTGTGTATATCCATACTTCACATAAATAAATTTGTTCGCGGGTTTGCCCAGGATATCACTGAAGAGGAGGACTGCAGCCGGCTCTCTGAGAGCCCTGCCACCGGGTCCGGCCCAGTGTAGGTGCTGGTCGGACCTGTCCCACCGTGTTGTATCGTGTCATCCAGGGAAAGTAACTGAGCCGTATCCAGAGGATTCCTCCGACATAGCCAGAACATATCTTCACATCTCTTCTGTTCATGGTGATGGAGAGGTGAATAGATATTGTAATAGCACGACTCCTTGAAAAAGGAGATGGGCTGGTTCTGGCCGGCCAACCATCCCAGACAAGGTGTTGAACAGGATGAAATCTCTGATGATTACGCGATTCAGATGCTAAGATTCAGGTGTTAATTTCAGTATGGCACTTGGTTCTCCAGTAACTCTAAAACCAGTCCCGGCTGCAGTGTCCTCAAAACACTGCAGTCGGAATCTGGACACTGTCCAGGTCCCCGTCAGGTCGGGCAGGACAGATCCCCCTCATCTTCCTGCAGACCCGACCGGGTGTGGGTGTGATATGTACCTGCAAGAGGTCCGGTGGTTCTGTTTGAGAGACCTTCAGACAGGGTATCACACTTACCTGTAGACAGCAGTGCCATAAATAATTCAAAGATACTGGTGGGTATAATCTTCTGATCAGTGGTCCATTTCCATAACCTGCAGGTCAAGGAGGAGACAGACCTGGTGTACAGATGAAGTGCCCGGGCCAGGTCAGAATGGCTGAAGGAGACGATCGCAGCGGAGGTGATCGGATGGCACAGGCGAGGACCTGCCCACTCAGAGATCCTTCTCCTTCAGCCGTTTCAGGATCTCCAGCGCCCGCTCCTCGGCCTCACGGGTGGCCGGCTCGTTCCGCTCGATCGTGATCTCAAGGATATCCCCTTCATCAAGGGGGGGCAGCAGAGCCCGTGGGATCACCAACTGTACCCGCTCGTCATCCCGGAGAAGGAGCACCGCCTGATCCTCCTCGAACCGGTCGACCGTCGCTTTCATACACCCATCACCTGCACCTGTAACATATCAGCACCTGTACCAGGTTGAAGACGCCGACTCTGATAAGGTCATCGGCCGAGGGTATGAGATTGCATCAGATCATTCCGACGTGACCGGAATCACATGCACCGCTGCTGCCTTGAACGTCGCATAGACCCCACTCCCCGGTTCAAGCAGCAGGTCCCGACAGCTCTCGCAGGTGAGGAGGGCCGTGAGCGGGAACCCCACATCCAGAACGACCCGGACCGTGCTCCCACAGGGAATAATCTCAGTAACAATCCCATAAAGGCAGTTGCGGGCGCTGGAGGCGAACGGCGCCCGTGAGAGGATCACGTCCTCGGCATGCAGGGTGGCCACCACCTCCCCGACGATATCAGAAGCGGCAGAGAACCCCGGACCCCGGGATGGTGTGATTCGGGCGAGTGTGCCGGCTCTGTCAGAATTCCCCCTGATGATGTTTCCGATCCCGAGAAACTCAGCCACGAACGTGTCCGCGGGATGCAGGAATACGTCCGGGGTCTCCCCCACCTGAACGATCCGCCCCTCCCGCATGATCGCCACCCTGTCGGCGAGCGCAAAGACATCGTCGAAATGATGGGTGATCTGGATGATGGTGGTCCCGGTGAGCCGCTGGATCCGGGAGAGTTCCCAGCGCATCCTCTCCCGTGTCCGGCCGTCGAGGGCGCTCAACGGTTCGTCGAGGAGGAGGAGCGCCGGCCTGAGCACCAGCGCCCGGGCCAGGGCGACCCGCTGCTGCTCTCCCCCGCTCAACGTGCCCGGGTACCGGCCGGCGAGGGGACGGATCTCCAGCAGGGAACACATATCTTCGACCCTCGTGTGCCGCTCGGCCGAAGGAATTTTTTTCTGGCGCAACCCGAACGCGATATTCTCCTCGACCGTCAGGTGGGGAAAGAGCATGTAGTCCTGGTAGACCATCCCGATATTCCTCAACCGCGGTTCTGTCCCGGTGATCTCCCGGCCGTCCAGGAAGATCCTCCCCGCATCCGGGGTGTGGATCCCGGCGATGGTCTCCAGGAGGACCGTCTTTCCTGCACCCGACGGACCGAGGATGACAAAATATTCGTCAGGCCGGATCTCAAAGGAGATCTCCTGTACCGAGAACTCGCCGAGCGTGACGGAGAGGGACTCGATGCGGAGGACCGGTCGTTCCCCGCTAATAGACATGCACCCCCCGGTCGACGAACTCCACCACACAGAGCGTGACGATCGAGATCAGAATCAGGATCGTGGCGGCCGCCACCGCCAGGTTCAGGTCCCCGGTCGAGATGTTGAGGTACAGGGCGATCGGCAGGGTCTCGGTCCTCATCGGCGTCGCCCCGGCCACCATCAGCACGGCCCCGAACTCCCCCATGGACTTCGACCACGTGATGACCGTGCCGGCGAGAAGACCGGAGCGGACCATCGGCAGGGTGACCTGGAGAAAGGCGCCGGCGTCGGTGCAGCCGAGGGTCTTTGCCACATATTCATAGCGGGGGTTCACGGCGGCGAAGGCTGACCGCAGGATCCGGATCATGTAGGGGATGTTCACGAAGACCTCGGCGACGATGATCCCGAGCGGAGTGAAGATCACCCCAAACCCGGCGTCCTCCAGCGCCCTGCCCCACGGGGTCGTGCCGAAAAAGAGGAGGAGGGCGATGCCGGCCACCAGCGGCGGGAGCGTCAGGGGAAGGGTCAGGGCCAGGGTCGCGATCCGTTTCCCCGGGAACTGATACCGGGCGAGTGCATACGCAGCCGGGATGGCGAACGCGGTGCAGATGACCGTCGAGATGACGCTGGTGCCGAGGCTGAGCAGGATCGCGAATCGGATCTCAGGACTCGCCAGGGATGCAGCGAGCGCCGGCAACGGGGAGTACAGAAAGAGGCCCAGGAGAATTGCGCTGATACCGAAAAAAATGAGATACGTGAGGGAGAGGAAGAGCCTTCGCATCAGGGATCATCCAGAGATTACCGGGACTGCTGACGGACCAGATCCTGCTGGGCGCGAATGCTCGTCTCGCGGATCCTCTCGATATGCTGCGCCGATACCCAGCCGGTGACGGCATCGGGGATACTGTCGAAGGCCGGCACATAGGGTTTGATGTCGAGGATCGGGGTGCCTTCGAGAAGGTCGAGACCCGTGACACGGAGGGTTCCGTCATCGACCCCGGTGAGGGCGACGTAGGAGATCCCGATCGGATTAGGGCGATTGAAATGGCGTGATGCGAAGATGCCGTGGTAGACCACCCCGTCCGATAAGGGCTTCTCAAGCAGGGCACATCGCTCTGCGCAGTTAAAATGGGAGAGGAGGATCAGGTGGGAGAACCCCTCGATACTGTTGAGCCCTTCCTGGAACTCAGGAAAGACCTCGATGGTCCCCTCTGCCTGTGAGAAGGTGCTCTGGAACGGGGGAGCTCCTGCGGTCTGAAACGGTGAATGGGCGATGCCGATGGGTGTGAACTCTGTCATGGTGAACCTCTTTTTTCCTTATGGCTTGACGTTTGCGTATACCGGGTCCGGGTAGGTGGGGAACCCGTCCTTCGCAAAGATGGCCTTTCCTTCATCCGACGCCACGAAGTCCACGAACTTCTGGGCACTCGCCTGGTTCTTCGTAAAGGTCGTCACCCCGATCGGCACGACCAGCACCTCGTTATCACTGACCGGGATCGAGATGGCATCCATCGTCTCAGGGTTGATCTGGTCGAGGGTGAGGAGGGCTGCATCCGCCTGGCCGGTGTTCATGATCACGGTCAGCTCGTTGATGGTCGGTGTGCGGGTGACGACATTCTTCTCGACGGCCTGGGTGATGTTGAACTTTGTGAACATTTTATCACCAGCCTTACCGATGGCCGTGGCATTGACATCACCGAGCGCGATCTTCAGGCCGGGCTTTGCGAAATCCTTGATGGTGGTGATGTTCTTCGGATTTCCCTTCTGCACAGCGATCACCGGGACATGATAGCCGATCAGCTGGGATGTATTGACCAGACTCTGGTTCTTTGCGGTGCTGAATTCGACCGTCGACCCGGGGATGAAGACGTCACCTATGTGTGTCAGGTTCATCTGGGAGACGAGTGTACCGCCACCGCCATAGGTGTACTGGACGTCGATTCCGTACTTCTGGGTGAACACCGTTCCGATCTCGTCCATCGGGGTTTTGAGTCCCGCGCCGGCGTACACGAG is part of the Methanosphaerula palustris E1-9c genome and encodes:
- a CDS encoding NOG1 family protein → MEFEKMPTIPTADEILDRSFRRAAAKMKEKRNKDRANNEFLMSVTASVHDKLVSIIQKFPEMEELPPFYFQMVDILYGVERLKKALGAVGWAAKNTREKGYQLSAKMRRSDDKIAVRKQGVARIASIVHQVDGELRFLNQVRNVLRKLPHVSDEYTVVVAGYPNVGKSSFIQLVSTATPEVAAYPFTTKGVILGHRNEPAGRVQFVDTPGILDRPADERNPIEKQALCALMNIADAILFIIDASEHCGYQFEEQEQLRAEVEEMVSVPMVTVINKSDLVKKEGYMLMSTKSSEGVDEVLTALLAYQSGYPAQHLARSAMILESSTPEETTLEYSKPFYWEVEEKDSDKTDESLERDLQD
- a CDS encoding peptidylprolyl isomerase; the encoded protein is MALNTGEFIRLNYTGTVDGIVFDTTVEEKAKEAGIDNPSAEYGPIVIQLGRGHVIAGLDEALIGKEASDEGDVEVPPEKGFGPYDRNQVEAIPVKKFKNKPQVGARVQIENREGVVRDIIGGRAVIDYNHNLAGQTLQYHYTIEGLVEDPIEKIRGLIQLYAGKSMDVVLEDGVLTISLPPAITYDRRWLLWRGTIVHDIFEIVADIKEIKLIESVKRPEATPEEAVPEEAAPAIEQEPAPEQA
- the cyaB gene encoding class IV adenylate cyclase; protein product: MIEFELKVMVPALGPIRDRLVILKATADGVRHEHDIYYNSPVRDFGTTDEALRVRYAEDGAMVTYKGAKLAGQKLKAREELNMRVASGETCESIFERLGFTKTAEVDKRRELYTYKEASIALDEVQRLGTYIEIEIMAEKEGGDAVARIDAIQQELGIVGDPITSSYLELLMAQQ
- a CDS encoding winged helix-turn-helix domain-containing protein; this translates as MSTSSNSELQDLKEELSIFRSEFHRFAERSNQQHLDTIIRDLQSRYADLFIDHQIDDARHDLCERMVHDCPMHDQCFTHFIEFLSTTAEHIRTGEITQEMVISYRQKIDELQSRGKFTGCPTCIGDMAALFDKQLDLMRSLGILRQEKTNARTVTDIPEEVVVREIFEPIGNVQRFQMLKSLGTGTRSFSDLSRLTGLKAGNLLFHIRKLTDSGMILQRHERGDYIITDRGYQTLLGVAALYESLS
- a CDS encoding pyridoxamine 5'-phosphate oxidase family protein: MVNLTPEMKDALSKMKISPVATAALDGTPNVVPIGFCQLVSDDTIWIVDNFMNKTLANLKENPKLAVYVWGPEIKGCFQIKGTAEIITSGKTFEDMKMMVNEKKPGLPARSLIVMTITDVFECMPGPAAGQKLL
- a CDS encoding TolB family protein, giving the protein MMMKRISIIILLCALCSLPLMVDAGSTLEANQRTTAIGVATIAPENSSGSGPSEALISPQISSYQSNPAVSGDHVVWEDFRNGVWMNNPDIYQYTLSQKQETAVSTDPSFQEYPAVDGDRIVWEDQRTGQFGDIRLYDLKTGTESVVCSNEFDQTNPAISGDIVVWQDSRNGNWDIYGYDLATGGGFSVCTADGDQQYPAISGNTIVWQDNRNGNWDIYGFDIATKTEFPICIAGKDQQYPAISGNTVVWQDNRNGNWDIYGYDLATKTEFQVTKDPADQILPAVDSNRIVWEDHRDTLSGIYLYDLTNGTESRISSSGTAQHNPAIAGNNVVSELERSGGVGRAINLITLQNSGSGSVASSVTPIPSIVQTPTPTITVGTSPFVTGVTPSASDFVQGRQYVIGAAGSSIFSDQTSTVSGITTESASNSGSTRFTGISTFSRSYPNWGR
- a CDS encoding cupin domain-containing protein yields the protein MWFGDERQAVGKDVAVESPAGIAHRWINESDALFRVLVVKMLTIGKGTDTGPL
- a CDS encoding DUF3006 domain-containing protein, which gives rise to MKATVDRFEEDQAVLLLRDDERVQLVIPRALLPPLDEGDILEITIERNEPATREAEERALEILKRLKEKDL
- a CDS encoding ATP-binding cassette domain-containing protein; the protein is MSISGERPVLRIESLSVTLGEFSVQEISFEIRPDEYFVILGPSGAGKTVLLETIAGIHTPDAGRIFLDGREITGTEPRLRNIGMVYQDYMLFPHLTVEENIAFGLRQKKIPSAERHTRVEDMCSLLEIRPLAGRYPGTLSGGEQQRVALARALVLRPALLLLDEPLSALDGRTRERMRWELSRIQRLTGTTIIQITHHFDDVFALADRVAIMREGRIVQVGETPDVFLHPADTFVAEFLGIGNIIRGNSDRAGTLARITPSRGPGFSAASDIVGEVVATLHAEDVILSRAPFASSARNCLYGIVTEIIPCGSTVRVVLDVGFPLTALLTCESCRDLLLEPGSGVYATFKAAAVHVIPVTSE